The following proteins are encoded in a genomic region of Arachis ipaensis cultivar K30076 chromosome B02, Araip1.1, whole genome shotgun sequence:
- the LOC107627923 gene encoding histidine-containing phosphotransfer protein 3 — MDVLQLQRKLRYDGFLDDQFSQLQKLQDESSPDFVIEVVKMFFDDSEKLLNNMTRALGQVPVDFISLEICNLEIGKTCDDLPLFVVVLGLPELRMSVPHSVIIIIIERCVRCLQQLQNEYSLLKNNLQYLFRLQEQIQAAGGSIPTIE; from the exons ATGGACGTTCTTCAGCTGCAGAGGAAGCTAAGATATGAC GGATTTCTGGATGATCAGTTCAGTCAGCTTCAGAAACTTCAAGATGAGAGCAGTCCTGATTTTGTGATTGAGGTTGTCAAAATGTTCTTTGATGATTCTGAGAAACTTCTTAACAACATGACAAGAGCTTT AGGACAAGTACCTGTGGATTTC ATCTCTTTGGAAATATGTAATTTGGAGATTGGAAAAACTTGTGATGATTTGCCATTATTTGTTGTAGTGTTGGGGCTGCCAGAGTTAAGAATGTCTGTGCCACAttcagttattattattattattgaa AGGTGTGTGAGATGTTTACAACAACTCCAAAATGAATACTCCCTACTCAAGAACAATCTTCAATATTTATTTAGG CTTCAAGAACAAATCCAAGCTGCTGGTGGTTCAATTCCAACAATAGAATAG